The nucleotide sequence CTGGTAAAATTATACCTGATAATTTTACCTTGAAACTTTAAGTTTTATCATAAAAAGGTTAAAAACTCCTTCGGATGTTTTTAACCTTTTTTTATTTTTACTAAAGGCTGCAAGTCGGTAAAAGAGTTTTATAGGTATCCTTTAATCTAAATCTTTTTATAAAGTTTAAACCTTCCTTTTTTGTCTTCAGAGCTTGTCAGTCCTGCCTTGCATAAAAACCGGCTTGTATAAGAAGTATATTTTTTTGCTCCGATATTTTTTATGTCTTGGTTTGTAAATTCTTCGGGAAGAAGGTCTAAGACCTTTTTGCATATAGCCTTCATATTCTTATAATCTTCAGTGCTGTGTATTTCGATGAGTTTTTTATTTATGATTCCGGGGCGGTAAGCCCTTCTTTTTTTAGGCCCTGTATCAGCTTTTATAATCTCGCAGCTTATATATACAAGTTTAAAACTCAAGTTTTTATTATCTATCAGATGATAAAGGCCGGAAAGCTCTCTAAAAATTTGAAAAAATGAGCCGTGTTTAGGGCTTTTTCTCCTGTGTCTTGTTGAGCCGTCTTCATTTAAGACCTGTATATAGGCATCGACAGCTATAGGGTAGATTATTAAAACCTTGTGAGAAGGTAAAAATTTTTCTAACTTTACTCTTAGGGCACTTAGATTTGAAGTTTGTATTTCTATTACTTGTTCCCCATTGCACAGAATATCACAAATGCTTCCTAAAAGCGGCTGTTCTGTTTTTCCGTTTTTTGGGCAAAAATGTTCTTTTAGACTTTTGTGCAAATCGCTTTCGTTATAGGTATTTATCATTTGTTGTAAAGAGTTTTCAGTTTTTAAACATAGTCTAAAAGCTCTTCAGCATCAAGTTGCTCAAGGATATATACGGTTTGTACTATTCCTCTTTCTTCTATTGTCTGCTTTCCTTGGACTTGATAAACTATCATTTTATTTGTAGGAAGCTGATGAGGCAGCTCGTTTCCGTTGATGTCTAAAAAGGCTCCTATGGATATGGGGCCTCCTATTTCTTGCTTTTCTCCGTCAGGGTAAACGATATAATATTCATACAGGGTCATAGGAGGAGTTTACACTCTTTTTAAGTCCTTGTCAATTTAGTTGAAAATTTTACTTTTTCTTCCGTTATCTTATTTACATTTTTTTTTGAAAGGGGTAGTATTTACGGATATGAATAAATTGGCTGAATTCCTTCCCGCTTTTATGCACTTTTCACGGCTTGAAAATACAAATCTTATTTTACTTTTAGGCATAATATTGCTTTTAGGTGCTCTTGGAGGAACTGTTTTTAAAAAACTAAAAATTCCTCAGGTTGTAGGTTATATTGTAATCGGCATAATAATAGGGCAGTCCGGTTTTCAGATTTTATCGGCTCAAATAATTACTGCCTTGGATCCCTTATCGAGTATCGCTTTAGCTCTTATCGGCTTTTTAATAGGAGGGGAGTTAAAAACCAAGGTAATCAAAAAATATGGAACCCAGTTTGTCGGTATATTGATTTTTGAGTCCATAGTTCCTTTTATAACTGTATCTATCGTAATTTCCCTTGTTGCATATTTTGTTACAAAGAATTTTGCCGCTTCCATTTCTTTAGGCTTAATCTTGGGCTCCATATCTTCTGCGACGGCTCCTGCGGCAACTACGGATGTTTTACGCGAAAACAGAACAAAAGGCCCCTTAACAACTACTGTTCTAGGTATTGTTGCAATGGATGATGCCGTTGCCCTTGTGTTATATGCCCTTGCTTCTTCAATAGCTGCTTCTCTTTTGGGAGCTCAAACGGCAAGTTTCGGAAAACAAATCCTTTTACTTCTTTATAATATTTTCGGATCTATCTGTTTGGGAAGCCTGATAGGCTTTTTGCTAAGTTTGATTATCAGAAATATGATGACGGATTCAGGCAGAATTTTGGGCTTTTCATTGGGCAGCCTCCTTCTTTCTACCGGTATTGCTTATCTTCTTGGTCTGGATACTATCTTAGCTGCAATGGCCTTAGGCTTTTTTATGGTTAATTTTGCTCCTGCAAAAACCCGTTCCACTTTTACTTTAGTAGAAAATTTTACCCCTCCCATCTATGTGCTTTTTTTCGTTTTGGTTGGGGCAAAATTGAACATTTGGAATGTAACGCCCTTTGTAGGCCTTTTGGCTCTTTTATATGTTATTTTACGCACATGCGGAAAGACAATAGGTGCTATTTTAGGTTCCATTCTTACAAAAGCGCCTGAAACCGTAAAGAAATACTTGCCGTTTTGCCTGTTAAGTCAGGCCGGTGTTGCCATCGGCCTTTCAATTTCGGCAGGTCAGGATTTTTCGGATACCATAGGGCCTACAATCCTGCTTATAGTTACGGCCACAACCTTTATAGTTCAACTGGCCGGACCTATTTTTGTAAAATACGGGGTAAAAAAATCGGGAGAATGCGGGCTTGATGTTACCGAAGAGGATTTGATTACTACATTATCTCTTGGGGATGTTATGTTGAACGGCAAGGCTATATGTTCTCCCGAATCTCCTGCCATCATTTCTGAAAATATGCCCTTAAATGTGATAATAAATTCTTTTAGCCATAGTCCGAACCTAAATTATGCGGTCAAAGGTGATGACGGAAGGCTTACAGGTGTAATAAGTTTGGAACATTTAAAAGAAGCCTTGACAATGACTGCTATCTATGACTGTGTTTTTGCCATGGACATAATGCAGCCTGCCGATATTGTCTGCTCTCAAAAAACAGGTCTAAAAGATCTATATGAACTTTATACCGAAAAAGATACCTACGCTATTCCTATAATCGGGGATAATGGCGAGCCTTTAGGTATGGCTGAAAAAGATGCTGTAGATCATTTTTTACACGGAAAAATAATAGAACTGCATAAAAATGCCTATGGTTTGGACTAAATGTAGGCATTTTGTTTTAAATAGCTTGTAACCTATTGAAAATATTTGTTTTTTGTTGTATTATCACGAAGTATTGAAGTTTTTCCGGCATTGGAATCTGTTTCGGCGATCTTTTGCAGGCGGCTGGTCATTTTTTTAAGATGAGCTTTTTTATAAAAAATATAAAAAAGCAAAGGTTTTTTATGCTCTTTTGAAAAAAAAGCTTTTTTATGTGCAGAACTCTTTCAAGCTGACTGTAAAGGATATTTTTTAAGTAAATAGTATAGGGCCGTTATGCGTTTAGATGAAAGGTCGAAAGATATTATAGTAAATACTATTTGTAATAATTTTTCTGAAGTTTTTAAGATAATTCTTTTCGGTTCCCGTGCTGATGACGGTAAAAAAGGCGGAGATATAGACATCTTGGTTGAAACTCCTTCCGCCGCTTCTTTGGCGTTTACTGAAAAGATTAATGCATTAGCCGAAATTCAAGCCAAGCTAGGAGAACAGCGGATTGATCTTATCACTTCATGCGGGGTAGAGGATAAAAGGCTTATCGTAAAAAACGCCTATCGGGATGGAATTATTTTATGGGAGAAGTAGAGAGATTAAAGCTTATTTCTGCAAAACACGAGTGTGAAAAACACGAAGCGAGAATTTTAAAAGCTTTAGAAATTTTAAAACCTTCTTTTCCCCTTACCAAAAACAGTATAAATTCTTTTGGTGATGATAGGGTTGCCGTTTTAGATCAATTTTTATACAGGTTTGCAAAATTACAAGATTGTATCGGACTGAGATTAATTCCTGCTCTCTACGAGGCCTTAGAAAACGATGATAGAGCCCTAGCATTTATTGATATACTTAATAGACTTGAAAAATTAGGCTTATTGTCTTCCGTAAATGATTGGCAGTTTTTTAGGACTCTTAGGAATAATCTTGCCCACGAGTATCCCGAGCGGGAAGAAGATTTTGTTGAAGCTATAAACCTCCTTTTTTTTTCTTGGGAACGTTTTTATACCTTGTATCAGCCTCTTATAAAAGCAGCCGGCGATTTAATTGGAAGTTGAATTTGTAAGGAAGATTTATAATAATATATAATGACCAATACCGAAAATATACGCTGGAAACAGCGGTTTCAAAATTTTGAAAAAGCTTTTTTGCTCTTAAAAGAAATTGTTGAGTCGAAAGATAATTTATCCGAATATGAGGCTATTATTCAGGAGGGAATTGTACAGCGGTTTGAATATACTTTTGAACTTGCATGGAAAACTCTAAGGGATAAGATGGAGTTTGATGGCATTAGTTTTGAAAGAATATCGCCTAAGTATGTTTTTAAGGACGCTTATAAGAGTAAATATATAGATGATATTGATGTTTGGATTGAGATGACAAACAGCAGAAATCTTATGAGTCATACCTACGATTCTTTAAAACTTCCTGAAATATTAAAAAATATAAAAGAAACGTTTTATCCTGAAATGTTGAAAATGTACAATTATTTTAAGACTGAAATATAGTAGGGCTGCTATAAAGATCGGTATCTTGTATGAAGTTTGGATTAACGGAAGCTCAAGAAAAAATATTGATAGGTATTTTACAAAAATACATTAAAAGTGGAGAGGGAATAGTTTTCGGTTCCCGCGCAATGGGTACCAATACCGAAAGAAGCGATATAGATATAGCATTGAAGAATGTTGAATTTTTTTCGCCTTATTCACTATTTAGCCGATGTCATAATTTATGCGGATATTACTAACCCTGATTTGAAAGAGTATATTGATAAGTACGGTGTGGTGTTAAAGTAAAGAAAATTAAGTTTATGAAATTGATTGATATTAAACTTGGTAAATTCCTTATTGTAGGAATGGTAAATACCCTTGTGGGGGCGGGACTTATGTTTATATTGTATAACCTTGCACATTGGTCTTACTGGGTTTCATCTGCCTGCAATTACATTGCCGGAGGAATAGTCAGCTTCTTTTTAAATAAATATTTCACTTTTAAAAATAAAGACAGATCTCTTATACAAGTTTTAGTTTTCATTTTAAATCTTGCAATCTGTTATGTTTTAGCTTATGTTTTTGCAAAATGGATTATATATAAGATTTTTATAAGTCAGAGTGAAAATATTAAGGATAATATTGCAATGTTTTGCGGTGTATGTCTTTATACGGTTTTAAACTATCTAGGACAAAGACTATTGGTTTTTAAATCCGGAGGCAATGATGAATAGTCCGATTCTTTCTCTTGTGGTTCCTTGTTATAATGAACATGATGTTCTTCCAATTACTGCCGATATTTTAAGGAATAAAATAGAATATCTTGTTTCATGTGGAAAAATATCTTCAAAAAGTTATATTGTTTTTGTAGATGATGGCTCTACAGATGATACATGGGATATTATAAAAAGGTTGAATGAAACAAATGCTATATTTAAAGGGGTAAAGCTTTCGAAGAATAGAGGTCATCAAAATGCTGTTCTTGCAGGGTTGATGTCTGCTAAGGAATATTCTGATGCCGTAATTTCTCTTGATGCAGATTTACAGGATGATGTAGACGCAATTGATAAGATGGTTGAAAAGTATTTAGATGGAGCTCATATAGTTTTTGGTGTGAGATCTTCAAGAAAAAAAGATTCGTTTTTTAAAAGATTTACTGCTGAAGGTTTTTATAAAATATTAAGATTATTTTCGGATGATCCTAAATCAATTATATTTAATCATGCTGATTATCGCTTGATGAGTAAAACAGCTCTTGAGGCTTTAAATGAATATGGAGAGGTTAATTTATTTTTAAGAGGTATAATTCCTACAATAGGTTATAAACAGGATATTGTATACTATGAAAGAAAAGAGCGTTTTGCAGGTGAGAGTAAATATCCGCTAAAGAAGATGCTTGCTCTTGCATTTCAAGGTATAACATCTTTTTCGATTAAGCCTATGAGGATTATTTTTACTATAGGTGTTTGTATTTTTTTTATAAGCATTGCGCTATCAGTTTATTTTTTAGTTAGATACTTTAACGGACACACGGTTGTTGGATGGGCAACCATAGCTGTTTCAATTTGGGGGATAGGAGGCTTACTCCAAATGTCTATTGGCGTGATTGGTGAATATATAGGTAAAATATATTTGGAAACTAAGCATAGACCTAAATATTTTATAGAGACAGTTTTGTAGTATGTTTATTTATTTTGTGAGTTTTGTTATTGGTTTGGATTAATTGATATATTAAGGAGAATTAATTGATGTTACCACAAGAGAAGATTTTTTTTAAAAATTATGGGATTTTCCTTTTTTTTATTGGTGTTTTTCTTTTTTTATATTTTTTAAATGCAATTTTTCCAACTCAGAGTGACGATATGGGGACCGGATTTGGCGGCTTGACTGCTGCTGTTAATGTGTATAATAACTGGAACGGCCGTTTTGGGGAGCTTTTAAGAGTTTCCTTAGGTTCATATTTAGCAACAACTCCATTTTATGCACCGATAAATGCTATTGTTGGAACGGCTGTGATTTTTCTTGTATTTTTGCTCATTTTTGCACGAAAGCCGGAATTTTGCTTTAAAGACTTTTCTGTACTTTTGATTTTGATTGCTTTTTTGCTTATTGACAATAGTTCATGTTTTGGTTCTTTTTTTTATTGGGCTGCTGGCAGTTTTAATTATTTATGGGCGTGGTTATTAATTTTATTATGGATTTTACCTTATCGATTTTATTGGCAGAGGATAATTACAAATAAGAACAATCATGTTAAAACTAATAAAATTTTTAAAACTATTTTTTTGCTTTTTATAGGATTTCTTGCAGGGTGGTCAACTGAATTTGGTATAGTATTTGTTTTTTTGCAGATTTGTTTAATGGTTTATTCTTATTTTGTAAGAAAAGAAACTTTGCCTATTTGGTATTTTGTTGGTGTGATTGCAATGTTTGCTGGATGGCTTTTTCTCTATACATGTCCGGGTACAACCGCCCGTATCAATGCTTATATACTTTATGGTCATGATTATCTTTCATTATCAGCAATTCTTAGAATGTCTTCCGCCGATTTTATTGGGACTATTGTGAATACATATAATAGGGTTTTAAGATGGCCATATTATGAAAATTGTGTGTCTTTGTCTTTATTTATGTTGCTTACCTCATTTTTGTATAAACCTAATTTTAAAAGAATATCTATAAGTTTATTTCTTATTTTATCGATGGCTGTCTTTTTATTTTTGATACCTAGGTTCTTATTTTTGTTGTACATCATGTTTATTGCATCTTTATATGCTATAAAATTCAGACAAAAAGATAGAAGACTCTATAGACTGTTTGCTATTTTTGCTTTTGTGTTATTTATTGAG is from Treponema denticola and encodes:
- a CDS encoding cation:proton antiporter domain-containing protein → MNKLAEFLPAFMHFSRLENTNLILLLGIILLLGALGGTVFKKLKIPQVVGYIVIGIIIGQSGFQILSAQIITALDPLSSIALALIGFLIGGELKTKVIKKYGTQFVGILIFESIVPFITVSIVISLVAYFVTKNFAASISLGLILGSISSATAPAATTDVLRENRTKGPLTTTVLGIVAMDDAVALVLYALASSIAASLLGAQTASFGKQILLLLYNIFGSICLGSLIGFLLSLIIRNMMTDSGRILGFSLGSLLLSTGIAYLLGLDTILAAMALGFFMVNFAPAKTRSTFTLVENFTPPIYVLFFVLVGAKLNIWNVTPFVGLLALLYVILRTCGKTIGAILGSILTKAPETVKKYLPFCLLSQAGVAIGLSISAGQDFSDTIGPTILLIVTATTFIVQLAGPIFVKYGVKKSGECGLDVTEEDLITTLSLGDVMLNGKAICSPESPAIISENMPLNVIINSFSHSPNLNYAVKGDDGRLTGVISLEHLKEALTMTAIYDCVFAMDIMQPADIVCSQKTGLKDLYELYTEKDTYAIPIIGDNGEPLGMAEKDAVDHFLHGKIIELHKNAYGLD
- a CDS encoding nucleotidyltransferase domain-containing protein; translation: MRLDERSKDIIVNTICNNFSEVFKIILFGSRADDGKKGGDIDILVETPSAASLAFTEKINALAEIQAKLGEQRIDLITSCGVEDKRLIVKNAYRDGIILWEK
- a CDS encoding nucleotidyltransferase substrate binding protein, with the protein product MTNTENIRWKQRFQNFEKAFLLLKEIVESKDNLSEYEAIIQEGIVQRFEYTFELAWKTLRDKMEFDGISFERISPKYVFKDAYKSKYIDDIDVWIEMTNSRNLMSHTYDSLKLPEILKNIKETFYPEMLKMYNYFKTEI
- a CDS encoding nucleotidyltransferase domain-containing protein; the protein is MKFGLTEAQEKILIGILQKYIKSGEGIVFGSRAMGTNTERSDIDIALKNVEFFSPYSLFSRCHNLCGYY
- a CDS encoding GtrA family protein, whose translation is MKLIDIKLGKFLIVGMVNTLVGAGLMFILYNLAHWSYWVSSACNYIAGGIVSFFLNKYFTFKNKDRSLIQVLVFILNLAICYVLAYVFAKWIIYKIFISQSENIKDNIAMFCGVCLYTVLNYLGQRLLVFKSGGNDE
- a CDS encoding glycosyltransferase family 2 protein — its product is MNSPILSLVVPCYNEHDVLPITADILRNKIEYLVSCGKISSKSYIVFVDDGSTDDTWDIIKRLNETNAIFKGVKLSKNRGHQNAVLAGLMSAKEYSDAVISLDADLQDDVDAIDKMVEKYLDGAHIVFGVRSSRKKDSFFKRFTAEGFYKILRLFSDDPKSIIFNHADYRLMSKTALEALNEYGEVNLFLRGIIPTIGYKQDIVYYERKERFAGESKYPLKKMLALAFQGITSFSIKPMRIIFTIGVCIFFISIALSVYFLVRYFNGHTVVGWATIAVSIWGIGGLLQMSIGVIGEYIGKIYLETKHRPKYFIETVL
- a CDS encoding DUF6056 family protein, coding for MLPQEKIFFKNYGIFLFFIGVFLFLYFLNAIFPTQSDDMGTGFGGLTAAVNVYNNWNGRFGELLRVSLGSYLATTPFYAPINAIVGTAVIFLVFLLIFARKPEFCFKDFSVLLILIAFLLIDNSSCFGSFFYWAAGSFNYLWAWLLILLWILPYRFYWQRIITNKNNHVKTNKIFKTIFLLFIGFLAGWSTEFGIVFVFLQICLMVYSYFVRKETLPIWYFVGVIAMFAGWLFLYTCPGTTARINAYILYGHDYLSLSAILRMSSADFIGTIVNTYNRVLRWPYYENCVSLSLFMLLTSFLYKPNFKRISISLFLILSMAVFLFLIPRFLFLLYIMFIASLYAIKFRQKDRRLYRLFAIFAFVLFIEFIFIGATIQVSIPRRASFQYSILNFILIAVVMVYCFDYFKHCFKIGLMAFTCCLIINLSIVSFVSFECYHMRIKWDLMLESMKEQKNNGIKDIIVDKHTFKSKYWGYGDWGNPEKDSDDWVNKLYADFYAVDTFTVK